The Larimichthys crocea isolate SSNF chromosome XI, L_crocea_2.0, whole genome shotgun sequence genome has a segment encoding these proteins:
- the LOC104925637 gene encoding E3 ubiquitin-protein ligase rnf146 isoform X1, which translates to MFSMAGCGEGDCSVNAPAPTKLIEEGGDTCATDPPTPECAICLQSCIHPVCLPCCHVFCFLCVKGASWHSKRCALCRQEIPEDFLERPVLLSPEELKAAAAGVSRSVGTGGGSRGDFAWYYEGRNGWWQYDERTSRELEEAFSKGRKSTEMLIAGFLYVADLENMVQYRRNEHSRRRKIKRDVVDIPKKGVAGLRLDPEPAPIPASPVVTPAATDRVSSADGSDTAGQSQSSSFGIMASLPPVRPPTVLGRHLTSSLSSSRSTLEESFSQLLISQPEGEEVEGNDEAQTYDYTSGSSESEEEPERAESMPRRRHRQRPLRESQPARMPPRGGPSSFTVCLRSRSPDGQCTVTEV; encoded by the exons ATGTTCAG tATGGCAGGCTGTGGAGAAGGGGACTGTTCAGTGAATGCCCCGGCACCCACCAAGCTTatagaggagggaggagacactTGTGCTACAGACCCCCCCACCCCGGAGTGTGCCATCTGCCTGCAGAGCTGCATCCACCCTGTATGCCTCCCATGCTGCCACGTCTTCTGTTTCCTGTGCGTGAAAGGCGCCTCCTGGCACAGCAAGCGCTGCGCTCTCTGCCGACAAGAAATCCCAGAGGACTTCTTGGAGCGGCCGGTCCTGCTCTCACCTGAAGAGCTGAAGGCAGCAGCTGCCGGGGTGAGCCGAAGTGTCGGGACAGGCGGCGGTTCCCGCGGAGACTTTGCATGGTACTATGAAGGGCGCAATGGTTGGTGGCAGTATGATGAGAGGACCAGCCGTGAGCTGGAGGAAGCCTTCTCCAAGGGCAGGAAGAGCACAGAGATGCTGATTGCAGGGTTTCTTTATGTAGCTGACCTGGAGAACATGGTGCAGTATCGCAGGAATGAACATAGCCGCAGACGTAAGATAAAGCGCGATGTTGTAGACATCCCTAAAAAGGGAGTTGCGGGACTGAGGTTAGATCCTGAACCGGCCCCTATTCCTGCTTCACCAGTTGTCACCCCAGCTGCCACAGACCGCGTCAGCTCAGCTGACGGATCGGACACTGCAGGCCAATCACAGTCTTCATCTTTCGGGATAATGGCGTCGCTTCCCCCTGTTAGACCTCCAACAGTCCTGGGGCGCCATCTTACCAGTTCTCTTTCATCCTCACGCTCAACCCTGGAAGAGTCTTTCTCGCAGCTTCTAATCAGCCAGCCAGAGGGTGAAGAGGTGGAAGGAAACGACGAGGCGCAGACGTACGATTACACATCCGGCAGCAGTGAGAGTGAGGAGGAACCCGAGAGAGCAGAATCGATGCCACGGAGAAGACATAGGCAAAGGCCGCTAAGAGAGAGCCAGCCAGCTAGAATGCCTCCAAGGGGAGGGCCCTCCAGCTTTACGGTCTGTCTCCGCTCACGTAGTCCTGATGGACAGTGCACTGTGACGGAAGTGTGA
- the LOC104925637 gene encoding E3 ubiquitin-protein ligase rnf146 isoform X2, whose protein sequence is MAGCGEGDCSVNAPAPTKLIEEGGDTCATDPPTPECAICLQSCIHPVCLPCCHVFCFLCVKGASWHSKRCALCRQEIPEDFLERPVLLSPEELKAAAAGVSRSVGTGGGSRGDFAWYYEGRNGWWQYDERTSRELEEAFSKGRKSTEMLIAGFLYVADLENMVQYRRNEHSRRRKIKRDVVDIPKKGVAGLRLDPEPAPIPASPVVTPAATDRVSSADGSDTAGQSQSSSFGIMASLPPVRPPTVLGRHLTSSLSSSRSTLEESFSQLLISQPEGEEVEGNDEAQTYDYTSGSSESEEEPERAESMPRRRHRQRPLRESQPARMPPRGGPSSFTVCLRSRSPDGQCTVTEV, encoded by the coding sequence ATGGCAGGCTGTGGAGAAGGGGACTGTTCAGTGAATGCCCCGGCACCCACCAAGCTTatagaggagggaggagacactTGTGCTACAGACCCCCCCACCCCGGAGTGTGCCATCTGCCTGCAGAGCTGCATCCACCCTGTATGCCTCCCATGCTGCCACGTCTTCTGTTTCCTGTGCGTGAAAGGCGCCTCCTGGCACAGCAAGCGCTGCGCTCTCTGCCGACAAGAAATCCCAGAGGACTTCTTGGAGCGGCCGGTCCTGCTCTCACCTGAAGAGCTGAAGGCAGCAGCTGCCGGGGTGAGCCGAAGTGTCGGGACAGGCGGCGGTTCCCGCGGAGACTTTGCATGGTACTATGAAGGGCGCAATGGTTGGTGGCAGTATGATGAGAGGACCAGCCGTGAGCTGGAGGAAGCCTTCTCCAAGGGCAGGAAGAGCACAGAGATGCTGATTGCAGGGTTTCTTTATGTAGCTGACCTGGAGAACATGGTGCAGTATCGCAGGAATGAACATAGCCGCAGACGTAAGATAAAGCGCGATGTTGTAGACATCCCTAAAAAGGGAGTTGCGGGACTGAGGTTAGATCCTGAACCGGCCCCTATTCCTGCTTCACCAGTTGTCACCCCAGCTGCCACAGACCGCGTCAGCTCAGCTGACGGATCGGACACTGCAGGCCAATCACAGTCTTCATCTTTCGGGATAATGGCGTCGCTTCCCCCTGTTAGACCTCCAACAGTCCTGGGGCGCCATCTTACCAGTTCTCTTTCATCCTCACGCTCAACCCTGGAAGAGTCTTTCTCGCAGCTTCTAATCAGCCAGCCAGAGGGTGAAGAGGTGGAAGGAAACGACGAGGCGCAGACGTACGATTACACATCCGGCAGCAGTGAGAGTGAGGAGGAACCCGAGAGAGCAGAATCGATGCCACGGAGAAGACATAGGCAAAGGCCGCTAAGAGAGAGCCAGCCAGCTAGAATGCCTCCAAGGGGAGGGCCCTCCAGCTTTACGGTCTGTCTCCGCTCACGTAGTCCTGATGGACAGTGCACTGTGACGGAAGTGTGA
- the LOC109139075 gene encoding R-spondin-3-like isoform X1, whose translation METISLFFQLSGISVVNVVIFHWFYPLERYEIESLAPFITSDLIKVQCLQNSLGSPYMHIDKNAHPLHFFTGSTPMTRPCPAGCVTCSALNGCLSCKPRLFFHLELDGMRQRGTCLSSCPRGHYGMRSPHISTCTRCKEDCASCFSENFCTHCHPGHFLFQGKCENNCPNGLTANAALRECTECSTGCEMCVRRNMCVRCKADLYFHQGQCHLTCPMGFEPDVQLLQCIPQVHCEVGEWTDWGPCIRRRSMRTYRRGEEMRTRKVLRSPSVYGDPCPHVSEIKKCVTKKKSKSPSRL comes from the exons ATGGAGACAATAAGTTTGTTCTTTCAGCTCTCAGGAATCAGTGTGGTCAATGTGGTCATATTCCATTGGTTTTACCCTCTTGAACGCTATGAAATTGAAAGCTTGGCTCCGTTTATTACCTCTGATCTCATCAAAGTACAATGTCTGCAAAACTCACTCGGCTCCCCCTACATGCACATAGACAAAAATGCTCATCCTTTACACTTTTTTACAGGTAGCACCCCCATGACCAGACCCTGTCCAGCAGGTTGTGTCACATGCTCGGCCCTGAATGGCTGCCTGTCATGTAAACCTCGCCTCTTCTTCCATTTGGAGCTGGATGGGATGCGGCAGAGAGgcacctgtctgtcctcctgccCCCGGGGTCACTATGGCATGCGCTCTCCACACATCAGCACCTGCACAA GGTGCAAGGAGGACTGCGCTTCCTGTTTCAGTGAAAATTTCTGCACACATTGTCACCCgggtcacttcctgttccagggtaaatgtgaaaacaactgTCCGAATGGGCTGACAGCAAATGCAGCACTGAGAGAATGCACAG agtgCTCTACAGGTTGTGAGATGTGTGTCAGGAGGAACATGTGTGTGAGGTGTAAAGCAGACCTGTACTTTCACCAAGGCCAGTGTCATCTCACCTGTCCGATGGGATTTGAGCCTGATGTGCAGCTTCTGCAATGCATCCCCCAAG TGCACTGCGAAGTTGGGGAATGGACAGACTGGGGTCCATGCATTCGGAGACGGAGCATGCGGACCTACAGGAGGGGGGAAGAGATGCGCACGCGAAAAGTTCTACGGTCCCCAAGTGTCTACGGTGACCCCTGCCCACACGTGTCGGAGATCAAGAAGTGTGTCaccaaaaagaaatcaaagagtCCAAGTAGGTTGTAG